CCTCACCGCGATCCTCGCCGATCCCGACGTCGTGCACGCGCTGCGGCTCACCGTCGTCATCGCGGTCGTCGCCGTCGTCATCAACACGGTGTTCGGCGTCGGGGTGTCCATCCTGCTGGTCCGCTACGACTTTCCTGGCAAGCGGGCGCTCAACGCCCTGCTGGACATGCCGCTGTCGGTTTCCCCCATCGTCGTCGGTCTCGCCCTCGCGCTGGTCTACGGCGGCCGCACCGGGTGGTTCGGGCCCACGCTCGAAGCCGCCGGCCTGCAGATCATCTTCGCCGTGCCGGGCATGGTGATGGCCACGGTGTTCGTCGCGCTGCCGCTGGTCATCCGGGAGGTCGTGCCGGTCCTCCAGGAGATCGGCGACGAGCAGGAGCAGGCCGCCCGGAGCCTCGGCGCCAACGCCGTGCAGACGTTCCGCCGGATCACCCTGCCCTCCATCAAGTGGGGCGTGATCTACGGCGTGGTGCTGAGCCTCGCCCGGTCGCTGGGCGAGTTCGGCGCGGTCAAGGTCGTATCCGGCAACGTCCTCGGTCAGACCCGCACCGCGACGCTCGTCGTCGAGGAGAAGTACCTGAACTTCGACAAGGGCGGCGCGTACGCCACCGCCTTCCTCCTCGCCCTCGTCGCGGTGGCGAGCATCATCGTCGTATCCGTCCTGCG
This genomic stretch from Micromonospora krabiensis harbors:
- a CDS encoding sulfate ABC transporter permease; this encodes MADRSAAVRVPAGRRGPGRHLLRAVVVAYLFLLVAWPLYLVGRNAFADGLTDLTAILADPDVVHALRLTVVIAVVAVVINTVFGVGVSILLVRYDFPGKRALNALLDMPLSVSPIVVGLALALVYGGRTGWFGPTLEAAGLQIIFAVPGMVMATVFVALPLVIREVVPVLQEIGDEQEQAARSLGANAVQTFRRITLPSIKWGVIYGVVLSLARSLGEFGAVKVVSGNVLGQTRTATLVVEEKYLNFDKGGAYATAFLLALVAVASIIVVSVLRPKEPR